Sequence from the Amaranthus tricolor cultivar Red isolate AtriRed21 chromosome 1, ASM2621246v1, whole genome shotgun sequence genome:
GTAAGGACACTCGAGAGTCGAGTCCTCTTGTACAGAAAACCAACTACTTTAACCGAAACAAAATGGCGAGACGGCACATTTACACTCACCCCTCTAAGATCTATGCACAATGATCACAAATGAAACTATTGACTAACAACTCTAAAAATCTCAGATTTCTTTTATTGTCagtcatcttcttcaaaaaacCCAGATCTTGTTCTTTTTGAGTCCCAAGGTGGAAGACATCCACTATAGTGTGAATGTAAAAAGAAGGAAGAAACTGATTCTTCTTTCTGAGACATTGAGAAGGACGAAAAACAGCTGAAAGGTCGTAGGTGCTTCTTTTCACTTTCATATACTTCAATGTGGGGGTCCGGGATAGTCGAGGCTTTGAGACTTTCCGGAAGTATGCAGTTGCAGTGTGAACCTGTCAATTTATAATGAGCGTAAGAGTGACAAACGAGATCGTTGCAAACGAAAGATCAAGGATATTACAATGACCGAATAGATAACATGCGTGATAAGCTTGTTatcaacaaaatttatatggGTCTGTTTGGCAAATGACTAATGGCTAATGGCTAATAGCTGTTAGCTGAAGTTGTTGGCTAGTTTGACTAAAATAACTGTTATGAAGATgttaagtaaaaattattagttGTTTGTTGGTTGTTGACCATCAAAAAGTCAATAAACAGCTACTCATTAAGACACAATTGTTTTTTGGCACAcactttttatggttttttgacCGACCAAAAAGCCAAAAGCAAACCAAAACATCATTTTATCAAACACACGGTCACACCCTATATATCATTGTAAAAGGACAAGGGATTTGTGATTAACTTATACAGAACATCCATTTTTCTAATGTATagaaattttttgatttaattgcTTTAGTGAGAATGCCCATTTCCATTCTTGCGATTCTCCAAACCGATCCATGTGAATTCTTATTAAATTTTACAACGGAATAAAGATATGCAGGGTCATATTTAGTGTATTTGTGATCAAGGAATtgtaaaaaatgaaattttaagcTCAGAATCTTCATACCTATCCTTGCAAGTCGATTAACCCATTTAGGGATCCTCTTTCCTGTTAACTTGTACGAAATATCATCACAGAAATGGTTGCAGTTCTTGACTATCAAGTGATAGGTATCACCATAGTAGTTTCTAGATTGTTGCTCCATGAACTCTCTAACTTCACTAGGCTCGAGAGACGTTGTTCCCATGAATATAGCTTTCCTAAACTTAAAACCAGGGCATTGCCGGGGTTCAACCTCAAACACACCACTTGTAGGAAAGTCATGAGCACCAAAAGCATATTCCGCACCATATACTGTCAAAAAAGAGGAAACACATTTCAGCACCTAGACGATGTTGCAATTCATAATTTGACGACTAGGAATCATAAGCATCGGCAAACAGTTCTGTATTATATATATGCTAAAGATTTGTGGAAGGCCCAAATCAATCAAGCGTTTAAGAGAACTAGTAGTTCAATTTGTTTTAACATGGTTGGTGATGAATCGTCCTGTACCAACTACAACTGGTTTTTTAAGTGCACCACATTCCTATTTGAGAAATTTCAGATAAAGTGCATCAGTTTCTTGTATGGGCACTATGGAGCGACAATGTTACCCGTGTTCGTGTTCACACTACATGCCCAAATAGGGGGAGACGAGAGTACATAACAtactatcttttttttttcatatggGCTTGGTGTGCCCTTTTTATGCTTGGggaagaggggggggggggggggggtgttaCAGGGGGGGGGAGGGGGAGTTTAAGGTCGAAATCCCGTCACCTACACGTAGCAAGCTTAGTATCCAAGTCCTCCTGTTCACTAGTTTTATCAAAAGGATAATCAAAACATTGGGGCGGTAGGGGACTTTAAGGTCACAAAGTCGAAATCTCGTCACCTACACCTAGCAAGCTTAGTACCCAATTCCTAGTCTTCATCAAAAGGATGATCAAAACATTACTACTCCCTCCATTCCTTAATGGAGTTCCCGTAAGAAAAGTTTaaaggaattaagaaaaaaaaaatcttttagatagtggagatattattttattgaataataaatttgaaggAGGAAAAGTGGGaaccacaaatattaaaaaagtattaaaagaaagttagtggaaaaaatatagggactacaactaattaaaaaatgtttttataaagttaatggaaaacATGTGGGAACCATAAggaatatataaatgataaaatagagttagtggaagatatgtgagGACcataatcattattaaaatattaaaatgaggataggtaaggttatttttgttcaaaatttgtgatataaataaaaagattttttatggGAACAACAATTGAAATAccctaaaatagaaaatgagaacttctttaagaaacggagggagtataagatAAGTTACTTTTAAGGTCACAAAGTTGAAATCCCCTCACCTACATCTAGCAAGCTTAGCACCTAACTCCTGGTCAATAGTTTCATCAAAGGGATAATCAAAATCTTCCTGCTAACAAATTATATTGAAATCTATGTTACTCAGACTCTTCTATTTACTTTACGTATCCTActcgatccttgatgctcggacattggtatgacacttagacacttcattttaggcgtaaaattgtaTATTTAGACATAATATccaacacttggacacgtaccgaTATCCAACATTAGTGCttgagtccaagtaacatagattGAGATAGTAGGAGAAAAGGCGCTACTCCAAAGAGGGATGagattaagaaaagaaatatatttactGGTCACAGACTCACAGGTAAGACTATGTATGCTTAAATCCACTGATATTTTTCATGAAATAACATCTATGAACCTGCTCCTATAAAACAATACTATCTTTTTTTCACATGGGCTTGATGTGACCTTTTTATGCTTATGAATCAGTTTTAGGGAAGAGGGGGTAGGGGACTTTAAGGTCATAAAGTCAAAATCCCGTCACCTACACCCAACAAGCTTAGTACACAACAAGACCCACATTAGTGGAGAGTTGGAAGCACATAAATCCAATaaggttccatcctaaaaccaatttttATTAGGACTAGTTCATCAAGTATACATATTAATCAAActctctctaattcttcgatGAGGGATTACATGTGGATGTGggttattttctaataaaatcCACTTATACTTTTTGTGAAATAACATCTATTAGCAATGCTCCTATAAACATTAAGATTCCATAAAaggaattttaaattaagtttcaCTTGAGAAGATAAGCTCACTTTCAACACCGGTGTGATAGATACCAAGTCCTGCCCAGTACATGTAGCCATTGGCAGGGGTTAAGTCGTAGACATTTAGGTAGACCGGAACAAATCCTGGGCTGCTATCCGCAGATTTCACTTTGGGGAACATACAAAAGCGAGACGTAAATTTGCCTCTATAACGACCAGGCTTACTACTGCACAGTGCATTTTTGGAATCCCGTTTCATGTTTTCCGTGAGGAAGGATCCTATGAAACGAGAAATTCCTTGATGTGTAGGTCCAACCTGGAATATCGAAACCATCAAAGCAGCACAATCAGAACACTCATAAAACACACTAAATAACACAATCATACTGAAATTAACTGTCTTTAACATTCTTTAcatcaacaatatatataacaatCAGAAACAAAGCGCAATCAAGTCGTATGAATCATCAATACTTTTTAAATAGGCTTATCTTGAACCTTGGCCCCATATTATAAGGAGTCATCTCCAGTCATACAAGAACAGTTTGCAGCTGCAGCCTGCAGGTGAGTGGTGAAATGAATGACTTCTTTTCCTTTAAAAATATGCACCATTCCTTATGTCAATCCAATACCCATCACCTAAGCTCAACTTGCTACTAAATCTAGAAATAACTTATGTTTTATTTCATTGCTAATTCCAGAATCAGCTTCACTACATATACTCTTTTGTCCTTCGAATTTGCTACATCGTGAGAACTACTATGTAGCAAAATTCAAAGGGACGGAGTTCTTAATTTTGACCAATCCATTTATCAAATGCCACAAAATTTTCTAACGCTTACTAATCATGGAAGTGTTggaaaatacttcacatgtgagaaaTATTCCACATCGCTAAAATATTGGGATGTGTATTTGCATATAATGCTTGGTGAATAATGCTCTCCTATTGAGAAAGAATGAACTTCATCAAATGTGTACACAAGTCAACGGTCATCACTCGTGGGTTTGTAGGCCCAAGCCCCGGCGCCCGGTGGGTGTGGGCTCATGGGTGATCATGTGACAAATTGTCAGGGCGCCTAACAGGAAGCTGTTCATCAGTCAATCATATTACCAAAACAAGACGACCAAACTGCTTTTGTTGACTCATTTAGATACAAATAGCTTGATTTTTTGATAACAGAGCTACCAAAAGAAATGTATAGCATTAAGATTTAGCTTTGTAAATAAAGCACATAAATTTAGAGATTTAAAGATTCAATAAtgtagaaataataataaaaacaatgaaaacaCAGAAAATTTGCACCCTCTTCTCAAGAAAAAATTCTTGATTTTCCAGGGAAACATATGAATTTAAGCACATTTCTATTCTGCATCATCCTCTGTCCTTTTTTCATGGGATAATGCTACAACTTATATAGGAAGATTAATTCAAATAACCAGCAGATCCCAGAGAGAAAATAGTAAATAATTGGGAAAATAAATCAGATCTTAGAAATGTAATGCAGCTCAACAAGAACACAGCATTTGGCAAACAGATTTGCATCAAATAATGAAATGAACAATCCCAGGAAAAGATTCAATCTTGGAGAAAAAAACAACACAttctaaaaatcaaaatgaaccCATTTCCATTTTTAAATTGATATAGCTGAAATATCAACAAAATGTACATAAAAATCCAAATTTCAAAAGAACCCttttaaagagaaaaataaagagaCCCAAAAAATAATCACCTTCGAATCAAGGAAGAACCACCATCAAAGTTGTAGAGAAATGGGTGACCTAGTACATACTCAccatttttgtaattattttggTCAATAAACCCCAAATTTTCTCCCTTCCCCTTCTTTATTTTGGGATTCTAAAGCTTAATTAAAAGCACCTGATAGTGGAGTTCCTGTAAATGAAACCCACATATTTCTGACAAAAATGACTTGGAAATATGAAGGCTGTTTTTAGCTACTGCCCAAGATTCATTCTTTATTACTCTTTTTTTTCTCACATCTActtttgtataattttaaaaataaatcttaaatcttaatatctttaaatatatgaaataaaaaattataaaaattatataataaaaaaatatatattaaaatgaatataataagatctcacatgtattttattctaaatatgtctcataaatattaattaaatttttctcttcttaaaataaaatattttaaataaaaagaaagtaatttttttaattctttatttatttttattttttaaaggaaaGGGATAGAGAGAGACAGGTTCCCCAAGTAAGGAAGCAACCCATGAGAAAATGATAAGTTTACATCATATACAGTTTGTTTGTGTATGCCTTTCATTATGTTTGTTTCAttttaataacaaaaaattctaataaataattgtgattttgtaaattatcacaAAACGATAAAAAGcataatattaagataaataaaatttaaaacaataaatctTTCTTAACACATCCTACTATATAAGGGTAATTTATTAACCtcacaaataaccgttatttactaagactttctcttttaatAAGATAAGATAAGAAGAGAATTTGGGTCCCATTATGTTTGTATAGACTATAGAAGTACATATTATACAGCACATAATGATGATATTGTAATATGGATTTTTCAAACCACCCTCTTTGTAGGATTCCAtggaaaaagtcaaaaaatatttgtgctcttttaaattttgatgaATAATTAAAGAAGATTATGATGAatgactaaaaaaaattatgatgaatGATTAATCTTTCTATGATAAAAATTTCTAATTGAAGCTTCCTCATGGCATGCATACATGTATTTGTTTTGTATGCTTAATTCATGAAGTATAGCAATTAGCAAGTGGTAAATACATAgagtttttgattttcaaaacaaaaaaggtAAGctagaaaattttatatatcGGATAAAATTTATCTTTACGTTAAAGGTAGATTGAGGGGAGGGAAGATTatgtgaaaatcaaattcatgaTCTTTTCTGAAAAGTGATACTTGCTTTTTAATGGAGATaaaatttgagaattgaaaattttatattcaaataaaaattaattttttttctatttaaattgaGTCCAATAGAATATAAATGTCATGcctaataaagtaaaattttttgGGGAAAATAATTAACTTAAAGCAGTTTATCAAATTAGTATACTCTAACTCTTATATTCTTAATAATTGTCAAGTAttactaaattttttaaaactaattttatcATCAATACCTTCTTAActattcttaatatttatttataatatatatataaatttaaaatcaacataaCATTAAAATACGCTCTACATGAGATAAAAAAAACTCTTCAActacaaaatatattttaatagatTACCAAATAGAATTCGAAAGATAAATCtaaaaatttaacatatttGAATTAGATTCTTATTCGAAGAGAACTAATTTAGacttttacaaaattttaaaaaatcgaattttaactcaatttttaggtaagattttatttttataatcgaTTCTCATTGCTCTGACTCTAGCCATATTCTTCTTACAGTGTACTTAAAAAATCAAAGGAATTTGAATAAGATGGTAGTCAGAGGTCAATCTTCCAAGTATACGAATTGACAGAGAAATGGTGGTAATAAGCATGGATTTGGTTAATAAAATTAAGACTTAAGTAAGCTTGTAATTATTAAAGTCGGCAGCAGAGGAAACAAACGACAAAAAGCAATGGGAATTCGGAAGAATTAAGCTTTTGTCTGATTTGCGTCAATTTCCCTTTGATTTTATGCTTTTCGTGAATCACTTTCCCTATAATGACGctcctttttctatttttttattaatgtaaataaattactgattttggaaaaataaataatttcattccacacacaaaaaaaaaaatattaattatccacaattatattttatttcatttgtaTACCCTTATTACATCTTGAGAATAAAGGGTATGACATGGAGAGGAAGGAGCTAATCTCTCATCGATGCATTACTATTTACTAGTCTGTCTCTAAgtgtttgttatattttattttgtataagtTTAATTAAAAGTATAAGAGAGTAATAGATAAAAAATGGAGGGTgaaaacatatataaataaaattaaaaataattatcgagttttaaaattttgataaaataaagagaTATAATGTGATTATATATGATAATTTGAAAACTTATGGAATTCATTGGGATAAAATGAAGTAAAATCCAAGCTTACAAATAAAACTAACATATTGGTCAATCAAAATAACCAAGTGAGCTAATTTTCACTCATAAAGTTTATACTCACCAAAATCATCTTTTGGGTTAAATGGTAAGTGGTAACTGCTTACGTCATAGCTCGAGTTATTTAATTAAGCATCATATTAGTATTAAACATTATAACATGTTACAATGAGAAATgataacataattaattttacAAGAATATATATACTAACGTTTTGAATTTGCCCGAGCCTCCTATCTCATATGACCAAATAGATTGATACAAACAAACGAGTCATTAGTCTACTTGGCTATAAACCAAaccaaaacttcaaaaaaaaaaaaaaaaaaaaaaaaaaaaaaaaaaaaacttaaatgggAAATTTGATTGGTAAGCTACAAGCATGTAACTACtaatacaaaaaacaaaaacataatcTACACTTATACTATCCTATACGGCTATACGCTATACAGCTCTACAATTTACAGCACTGCAGAAAACTGGGTTTCTTTTAAAGCAAATCTGTTTAAGCTCCCAGATATTGGGATTAATGTGTGCATAAGATAAAGATCAGCAATCAGCACGAAACGAcgaataaaaattgaaaacattaCACATTGCATTAAGGTAATGATCAATCTTCATGTTCTggatcttcttcctcttctggACCTTCGATTGCAGCATAACCACCACCATTACTATTATTTCCAGCACCACCACGTCGTCTTCCATGGGTCGGATGCAGGATTCCCCCAAGAGCTTGCGTTGCTGAACCGAGCGCAACAGAAGAGAGTGAGTAAAAAAATGAGCAAAAGCATAAAACGAGTTACTAGAATAATACAGAATAACACGATGAAAAAACGAAGTAGTGTAAGAAAGAGAATCTGATGTAAAGTGAAAGATATTAAGGGTACATCAAAATCAGCTTAAGGATTTGGAAATTGAAAAGATATCGAGAAAACTTTAGGATGAGGAAATCCTTAATAAACACACCTGAATCAACAATGCTGCCAAGGATTTTCTTTACAAATTGGAGTTCTGCTTGGTGCACAGCAGCAAATTTAGCCTGCAAATTGAAGAAGCTTTTAAACTTTCAGCCCCGGTGTATTATTTCttgatattaaataaataaagtggCTTCAAGAAGTTCAGGCATAATAAGATGACATAAAAACTGATTTTCTATGAACCAAATGGGAGAATGTACAACCACGGGAAAGAAAATTAGAACAGATtattaattcaaatttcaaaagcCAAGAAGCACGAAACTGTCATCTCATCCTTTTATTAAGAAAACAGAGTAAAAACTGGTAAGTCTTCACTCCCCAAATTCGTGTCAGATGATTTGCTAATTTCCTCGCGAATCGTAAATcgaaaaaagtgaattatggtCAGTTTTGGGCTATTGGGCAAATTTGAGCGAATTACGAATTCCAAAAGCGAATTAGCAAGTGAATTATGTTACACCGTCTCAAACAATCTTTTTACTAGGTTTTAAAATGGAGAAGGAATAAAAGGGATGGGGTGATGGACAATTTACATGTTAGATGAGAAAAAAAATTCGAACATGAATAAGGAGAAACCACAGAACAAAGGTTGTTGTGATAGAGAATGATTAGGAGAGTGCGGATCCCGGAGGTACATCAGAGATCAGACTGGTCGTTTAGTGACACGGGGAAAACTGAAAAGTCGATACATATATGAGCCTAGCTATATCTACCTACTGGGTAAACAATCCACTACTAGACATCAATAAATAGTGAAATCCAACTCATCAATAATGAACATGTTTTATTTGTCTATTAGCTATTTACCCACTGGGTCAACTAAGTTTTtttcatacatatacatatatatcttcCACTGCGTATTCCATATCCTATTTGAATTGACGACACACAAATGCCAGcacaaaattaataatcttgTAAGTCGTAACTTTAAGCCAAATAAAATCTCTATTAGTAAAAATGTGGAGCGTgttaagaataaacaaagaaccTTACCATTTCGCTATACATAAGTCCCACAATATGATCAAGTTTAGCTTGATGTCTCAAGAGGAAAGGACGTATGTGGTTCATATACAGCTGTGTTGCTCCCTGTCATACAGAATACAGACAATAAGCCCAACTTGCATATCACTCATAAATCCAAGTGATCTTAAAGGGCACCAACCCCTATCCCGTGCGCCAAAAGAAGTCTATTTACAGTCCACACAACAACCAACAAACTAATGGCCTGGAGGCTGTAGGTGGGGAACTACACCAGAGCAAGAGAAAGCTTATCTGAATTCTCAACTCATGCAAATATATGTAAATACACACCCAACAATGTGCAAACACGCAACGATCTTTTgcataaaagtcaaattttATCATCATATACAATTTACTGGCAAGCTGCAATAAGCCAAATACCAGTGACTCTATTgttcataaaattttatataaaagcAACATAAAAAGAATTTGTTTAGAGCTCGAATAGTACAAATTTAATAATGCTATGTTTGGGAATGATAATTAATTCGGAAATCTAGAATTTAGCTCAAATTTAgtattttactaattaaaagATAAAGTTTGGATTTGAGCTAATTCCACCATTGTTTTAAATgctagttaaagttgagaatttgagaatgattcCAAACtctatcattctcaaattcttcatttataatttcataattgaaatctatattttgtaaataaaatacttattccCAAACACAGCCTAAAAAAGTATTCATGTGGAAAAGAAGGAAATGTCATGCAAAGAAGCTTACATCGGAAGGCGGAAGTTGAAGCCACACAAGAAAAGCAAACTTCATATGGTAGTAAAGGGGAAACCTAACAAAAGGAACAAGGAATCATAGTTTTTAGTAATGTAAAATTTAGAAgttaaatcaaattcaaactggggattgcaaaaataaaatttaacaaaaacataGAAgttaaatcaaattcaaa
This genomic interval carries:
- the LOC130828590 gene encoding deSI-like protein At4g17486; its protein translation is MKRDSKNALCSSKPGRYRGKFTSRFCMFPKVKSADSSPGFVPVYLNVYDLTPANGYMYWAGLGIYHTGVEIYGAEYAFGAHDFPTSGVFEVEPRQCPGFKFRKAIFMGTTSLEPSEVREFMEQQSRNYYGDTYHLIVKNCNHFCDDISYKLTGKRIPKWVNRLARIGSHCNCILPESLKASTIPDPHIEVYESEKKHLRPFSCFSSFSMSQKEESVSSFFLHSHYSGCLPPWDSKRTRSGFFEEDD
- the LOC130828603 gene encoding HVA22-like protein k, with the protein product MAFTGSNNILEVGLRLLLSPPGSNIIVRTACCSVGVVLPVYNTFKAIERKDPDEQHKCLVYWAAYGSFTVAEMITDKLIYWFPLYYHMKFAFLVWLQLPPSDGATQLYMNHIRPFLLRHQAKLDHIVGLMYSEMAKFAAVHQAELQFVKKILGSIVDSATQALGGILHPTHGRRRGGAGNNSNGGGYAAIEGPEEEEDPEHED